A stretch of the Arthrobacter sp. PAMC 25486 genome encodes the following:
- a CDS encoding dihydroorotase: protein MTSPSYLIRSASLLGKDTADILVRDGVIAAVGPDLAAAVVGDATVIDASALIALPGMVDLHTHLREPGREDAETVETGTRAAALGGFTAVHAMANSSPVADTAGVVEQVYTLGRESGWVDVRPVGAVTVGLAGKQLAELGAMADSRARVRVFSDDGICVSDPVMMRRALEYVKAFDGVIAQHAQEPRLTEGAQMNEGVVSADLGLAGWPAVAEESIIARDVLLAQHVGSRLHVCHVSTAGSVEIIRWAKERGISVTAEVTPHHLLLTEELVRSYNPVYKVNPPLRADSDVHALRAALADGTIDIVGTDHAPHPSEAKECEWASAAMGMTGLETALSVVQETMIETGLMGWADFARVTSTTPAQIGQLADQGRPLEVGEPANIVLVDPAARWNVDPSAMATKGRNSPFAGLELPGKVVATFFHGHPTVLGGLLNTPYRAGAAA, encoded by the coding sequence ATGACTTCCCCGAGTTACTTGATTCGTTCAGCTTCCCTGTTGGGCAAGGACACCGCCGACATCCTGGTGCGTGACGGCGTCATCGCCGCAGTGGGGCCGGACCTGGCCGCCGCTGTGGTTGGCGATGCCACCGTGATCGACGCCAGCGCCCTGATTGCCCTGCCCGGCATGGTGGATCTGCACACCCACCTGCGCGAGCCCGGCCGAGAGGATGCCGAGACGGTGGAAACCGGCACCCGTGCCGCAGCCCTGGGCGGCTTCACCGCGGTCCATGCCATGGCCAACAGCTCGCCCGTCGCCGACACCGCCGGCGTGGTGGAGCAGGTTTACACACTGGGCCGCGAGTCCGGCTGGGTTGATGTGCGCCCCGTCGGCGCCGTGACCGTGGGCCTGGCCGGCAAGCAGCTGGCCGAGCTCGGTGCCATGGCCGATTCCCGTGCCCGCGTCCGCGTCTTCTCCGACGACGGCATCTGCGTCAGCGACCCCGTCATGATGCGCCGTGCCCTCGAGTACGTGAAAGCGTTCGACGGCGTGATCGCCCAGCACGCGCAGGAACCCCGACTCACGGAGGGCGCCCAGATGAACGAGGGCGTCGTCTCCGCCGACCTTGGCCTGGCCGGCTGGCCGGCCGTCGCCGAAGAGTCCATCATCGCCCGCGACGTCCTGCTGGCCCAGCACGTGGGCTCACGCCTGCACGTGTGCCACGTGTCGACGGCGGGCTCGGTGGAGATTATCCGCTGGGCCAAGGAACGCGGCATCTCCGTCACAGCAGAGGTCACCCCGCACCATCTGCTGCTGACCGAAGAACTGGTCCGCAGCTACAACCCCGTGTACAAGGTGAACCCGCCGCTGCGGGCAGACTCCGACGTGCACGCACTGCGTGCCGCCCTGGCCGACGGCACCATCGACATTGTCGGTACCGACCACGCCCCGCACCCCAGCGAGGCCAAGGAATGTGAATGGGCGTCCGCGGCCATGGGCATGACAGGCCTGGAAACCGCCTTGTCTGTGGTGCAGGAAACCATGATCGAGACCGGCCTGATGGGCTGGGCCGACTTTGCCCGCGTCACCTCCACCACGCCCGCACAGATCGGCCAGCTCGCCGACCAGGGCCGTCCGCTGGAAGTTGGCGAACCTGCCAACATCGTGCTGGTTGACCCTGCCGCCCGCTGGAACGTCGACCCGTCCGCCATGGCCACGAAAGGCCGCAACTCCCCGTTCGCCGGGCTGGAGCTGCCCGGCAAGGTCGTTGCCACGTTCTTCCACGGCCACCCCACGGTGCTCGGCGGCTTGCTGAACACCCCCTACAGGGCCGGCGCCGCCGCATGA
- a CDS encoding aspartate carbamoyltransferase catalytic subunit, which yields MRHLLSTEQLKYENAIQILDTAQEMAAVGEREIKKLPALRGRTVVNLFFEDSTRTRISFEAAAKRLSADVINFAAKGSSVSKGESLKDTAQTLEAMSADAVVIRHWASGAPAQLANSGWIDAAVINAGDGTHAHPTQALLDAFTMRAHWAKLQGTASVGADLKGMRVLIVGDVLHSRVARSNVWLLRTLGAHVTLVAPPTLLPVGVEHWPCQVSYDLDAALEAGVDAVMMLRVQAERMNASFFPSTREYARRWGFDDARLAKLDALNLKDTIIMHPGPMNRGLEISSAAADSARSTVLAQVRNGVSVRMAALYLLLSGEMRETPAKLAVPAQLAPATMRQTGNTLPSVKDPS from the coding sequence ATGAGGCATTTGCTGTCCACCGAACAACTCAAATACGAAAATGCCATCCAGATCCTCGACACGGCCCAGGAAATGGCTGCCGTGGGGGAGCGGGAGATCAAGAAGCTCCCGGCCCTGCGCGGACGCACCGTGGTGAACCTGTTCTTCGAGGACTCCACCCGCACCCGCATCTCCTTTGAGGCCGCCGCCAAGCGACTCTCCGCCGACGTCATCAACTTCGCCGCGAAGGGCTCCTCGGTGTCCAAGGGCGAATCGCTCAAGGACACGGCCCAGACCCTCGAAGCCATGAGCGCCGACGCAGTCGTCATCCGGCACTGGGCCTCCGGCGCCCCGGCGCAGCTGGCCAACTCCGGCTGGATCGACGCCGCCGTCATCAACGCCGGTGACGGCACGCACGCGCACCCCACCCAGGCTCTGCTGGACGCGTTCACCATGCGCGCCCACTGGGCCAAGCTCCAGGGCACGGCCTCGGTGGGAGCGGACCTTAAAGGCATGCGCGTGCTGATTGTCGGCGATGTGCTGCACTCCCGCGTAGCCCGCTCCAACGTGTGGCTGCTGCGCACACTCGGCGCCCACGTCACGTTGGTGGCGCCGCCCACCTTGCTGCCGGTCGGCGTCGAGCATTGGCCGTGCCAGGTCAGCTACGACCTCGACGCAGCGCTGGAAGCCGGCGTTGACGCGGTCATGATGCTGCGTGTGCAAGCCGAACGCATGAACGCCTCGTTCTTCCCCTCCACCCGCGAATATGCGCGGCGGTGGGGGTTCGACGACGCCCGCCTCGCCAAATTGGATGCCCTGAACCTCAAGGACACCATCATCATGCACCCCGGCCCCATGAACCGCGGCCTGGAAATTTCCTCCGCAGCCGCCGACTCCGCCCGCTCCACCGTGCTGGCCCAGGTCCGCAACGGTGTGTCGGTACGCATGGCCGCCCTGTACCTGCTGCTGTCCGGGGAAATGCGTGAAACCCCCGCCAAACTTGCAGTACCCGCCCAGCTCGCCCCGGCCACCATGCGCCAGACCGGCAACACCCTGCCGTCAGTAAAGGACCCTTCATGA
- the pyrR gene encoding bifunctional pyr operon transcriptional regulator/uracil phosphoribosyltransferase PyrR, translated as MKNSSEAFGDVQQTSAPVTVSRVVLAAADIERALTRIAYEILEANKGGANLLLLGIPRRGYPLAQRLAAKLAASDPDIDPSAIVGQLDVTMFRDDLAHHPTRAPQRTELPASGIDGKTVVLVDDVLYSGRTIRAALDALVDLGRPRAVRLAVLVDRGHRELPIRADHVGKNLPTSSSEKVRVRLSEIDGGEPSNDEVVIEAGA; from the coding sequence ATGAAGAATTCCTCTGAAGCTTTTGGGGACGTTCAGCAAACCTCGGCGCCGGTCACTGTGTCGCGTGTGGTTCTTGCCGCAGCAGACATTGAACGGGCGCTGACTCGTATCGCCTATGAGATTTTGGAAGCCAACAAGGGCGGCGCCAACCTGCTGCTCCTGGGCATCCCCCGCCGAGGATATCCCTTGGCCCAGCGCCTGGCCGCCAAGTTGGCCGCCAGCGATCCGGACATTGATCCCAGCGCCATTGTCGGCCAGCTTGACGTCACCATGTTCCGAGACGACCTGGCCCACCACCCCACCAGAGCACCCCAGCGCACCGAACTCCCGGCCTCCGGCATTGACGGAAAAACTGTGGTGCTCGTTGATGACGTGCTCTATTCGGGCCGCACCATCCGTGCAGCGCTGGACGCACTCGTGGATCTTGGCCGCCCCCGCGCCGTGCGCCTCGCCGTCCTCGTAGACCGCGGCCACCGCGAACTTCCCATCCGCGCAGACCACGTGGGCAAAAACCTGCCCACGTCCTCCAGTGAAAAAGTGCGGGTCAGGCTGTCGGAAATCGACGGCGGGGAACCCTCCAACGACGAAGTGGTCATTGAGGCCGGCGCATGA
- a CDS encoding PrsW family intramembrane metalloprotease produces the protein MSEPTPWQSPAAGAPGAPPAPLSSPAAPALDHPDGTGRWSQAALPAAHGRRRGMSLKVTNIILLCVLALVMVGTLAFFASSLGVNVFLICGALALIPLCICVASLVWIDRWEPEPVPALIVAFCWGAGMAVVTTLVLGSWVQPLLMNGNSPANADMVGAVIQAPLVEEICKGAGLLLLFFLRRRTFDGPIDGLVYAGLIAAGFAFTENILYFGQALQEADGAAGGLVGIFIVRGMMSPFAHVMFTAMLGICVGWAARYGGTRLVLGAWVVGLLPAMLLHGLWNATSFLGANFFVMYVVLQVPLFILFIVGIILLRRSEAKLTRQRLGEYVASGWFTPQEVPMLATGAGRRRALTWSKSFAAGPVMKEFIRLATRLAFVRQRLIVDAKAARGPSAAARFAAGQEQEAELLGELVQVRHELLARHGAALTR, from the coding sequence ATGAGTGAACCCACACCTTGGCAGAGCCCGGCTGCTGGCGCCCCCGGCGCTCCCCCGGCACCTCTTTCCAGCCCAGCAGCACCGGCCCTTGACCACCCCGACGGCACCGGCCGCTGGTCCCAGGCGGCCCTCCCCGCCGCGCATGGCAGGCGCCGGGGCATGTCACTGAAGGTGACAAACATCATTTTGCTGTGCGTGCTGGCGCTGGTCATGGTCGGCACCCTGGCCTTCTTTGCCAGCTCACTGGGTGTCAACGTTTTTTTGATTTGTGGTGCCCTGGCACTCATTCCATTGTGCATTTGTGTTGCCAGCCTGGTGTGGATCGACCGGTGGGAACCTGAACCGGTGCCGGCCCTCATCGTGGCCTTTTGCTGGGGTGCCGGCATGGCCGTCGTGACGACACTGGTGTTGGGCAGCTGGGTGCAGCCGCTGCTCATGAACGGGAACTCCCCGGCCAACGCCGATATGGTGGGCGCCGTCATCCAGGCACCCCTGGTGGAGGAGATCTGCAAGGGGGCGGGGTTGCTCCTGCTGTTTTTCCTGCGCCGACGCACCTTTGACGGCCCCATCGACGGGCTGGTCTATGCGGGGTTGATTGCTGCCGGGTTCGCCTTCACCGAGAACATTCTTTACTTTGGCCAGGCACTGCAGGAAGCCGACGGTGCCGCTGGCGGGCTCGTGGGAATCTTCATCGTCAGGGGCATGATGTCCCCGTTCGCCCATGTCATGTTTACCGCCATGCTCGGCATCTGCGTCGGCTGGGCCGCCCGCTACGGCGGCACGCGACTGGTGCTTGGCGCCTGGGTGGTGGGACTGCTCCCGGCCATGCTGTTGCACGGGCTCTGGAACGCCACCTCGTTCCTCGGTGCCAACTTCTTTGTCATGTATGTGGTGTTGCAGGTGCCGCTGTTCATCTTGTTCATTGTGGGCATCATCCTGTTGCGCCGTTCCGAGGCGAAGCTCACCCGGCAACGCCTCGGTGAGTATGTGGCGTCAGGCTGGTTCACACCGCAGGAGGTGCCGATGCTCGCAACGGGTGCCGGCCGCCGTCGTGCCTTGACCTGGTCAAAGTCCTTCGCAGCAGGGCCCGTCATGAAGGAGTTCATCCGGCTGGCCACCCGCCTGGCCTTTGTGCGCCAGCGCCTGATCGTTGACGCGAAAGCCGCACGGGGCCCGTCCGCGGCGGCACGCTTCGCAGCGGGCCAGGAACAGGAAGCCGAACTCCTGGGCGAACTCGTTCAGGTGCGCCACGAACTCCTGGCCCGCCACGGTGCCGCCCTCACACGCTGA
- the nusB gene encoding transcription antitermination factor NusB, producing the protein MSPSGKPNSARSKARRRALDILFEAEQRDVSAMSAMTARREIADQIINLYTVDLVEGVTAMTENIDEFLATYSQGWTLERMPAVDRIILRIGTWELLYNDDVPDAVAVSEAVELAKMLSTDESPQFINGLLGRLQQIKPTLLA; encoded by the coding sequence ATCAGCCCGTCGGGCAAACCAAATTCGGCGCGAAGCAAGGCTCGGCGCCGTGCCTTGGACATCTTGTTCGAGGCGGAGCAGCGCGACGTCAGTGCCATGTCGGCCATGACGGCGCGGCGCGAAATCGCTGACCAAATCATCAACCTCTACACGGTGGACCTGGTCGAGGGCGTCACGGCCATGACCGAGAACATCGATGAGTTCCTGGCGACGTACTCGCAGGGCTGGACGCTGGAACGCATGCCCGCCGTCGACCGCATCATCCTGCGCATCGGCACCTGGGAGCTGCTCTACAACGACGACGTCCCCGACGCCGTCGCCGTGAGCGAAGCCGTGGAGCTGGCCAAGATGCTGTCAACGGATGAGTCCCCGCAGTTCATCAACGGACTGCTCGGCCGTCTGCAGCAGATCAAGCCGACCCTCTTGGCGTAG
- the efp gene encoding elongation factor P, which yields MATTNDIKNGTVLKLEGQLWNVLEFQHVKPGKGGAFVRTKMRNILSGKVVDKTFNAGLKIETATVDRSDFQYLYQDGEDYVFMDLDNYDQITVSGKTVGDATNYMLENINVTIALHEGSPLYLELPPSVQLRITYTEPGLQGDRSSAGTKPATVETGLEIQVPLFVENNTLVKVDTRDGSYLGRVSE from the coding sequence GTGGCAACGACTAACGATATTAAGAACGGCACCGTTCTCAAACTTGAAGGACAGCTCTGGAATGTGCTGGAATTCCAGCACGTCAAGCCGGGCAAGGGTGGCGCGTTCGTTCGTACCAAGATGCGCAACATCCTCTCCGGCAAGGTCGTGGACAAGACGTTCAACGCCGGTCTGAAGATTGAAACCGCCACGGTTGACCGCTCGGACTTCCAGTACCTGTACCAGGACGGCGAAGACTACGTGTTCATGGACCTGGACAACTACGACCAGATCACCGTGTCCGGCAAGACCGTTGGCGACGCCACGAACTACATGCTGGAAAACATCAACGTGACCATAGCGCTGCACGAAGGTTCGCCGCTGTACCTCGAGCTGCCCCCGTCCGTCCAGCTGCGTATCACCTACACCGAGCCGGGCCTGCAGGGCGATCGCTCCTCCGCCGGCACCAAGCCCGCCACGGTTGAGACCGGCCTGGAAATCCAGGTTCCCCTCTTCGTTGAGAACAACACCCTCGTCAAGGTCGACACCCGCGACGGCAGCTACTTGGGACGTGTCAGCGAGTAG
- a CDS encoding lipopolysaccharide assembly protein LapB, whose product MGLKDWPSAGFPGTAVNPETLLPEVVDADACTEALAHSGDVGDEIFVLLARGLTSEAADLAADARLTDPGSLRLQVLDAEVLRASKHFDRAERILRGLLPEVAGTPMEPWVFQQLGKVHFSSGQYEAAAKQFSRSLELRVASGSDATAIYSATVSLKRALDLAERE is encoded by the coding sequence ATGGGGTTGAAGGACTGGCCCTCAGCAGGCTTCCCAGGCACGGCAGTCAACCCCGAAACGCTGTTGCCGGAGGTTGTTGACGCTGACGCCTGCACCGAGGCGCTGGCCCACTCCGGAGACGTTGGAGATGAAATCTTTGTCCTGCTAGCCCGCGGGTTGACGTCCGAGGCCGCCGACCTGGCCGCCGACGCCCGCCTGACCGACCCCGGCTCATTGCGCCTGCAGGTGCTCGATGCCGAGGTATTGCGCGCCAGCAAGCACTTCGACCGCGCCGAACGAATTCTCCGCGGACTCCTGCCGGAGGTTGCCGGCACCCCCATGGAGCCGTGGGTGTTCCAGCAACTGGGCAAGGTGCACTTCAGCAGCGGCCAATACGAGGCGGCGGCGAAGCAGTTCAGCCGGTCACTGGAACTTCGGGTGGCCTCCGGCTCGGACGCCACGGCCATCTACTCGGCCACCGTCTCACTCAAGCGCGCCCTGGACCTCGCCGAACGGGAATAG
- the aroB gene encoding 3-dehydroquinate synthase — protein MSIEATPNTVISVTGVLPQENYDVVVGRGLLAQLPALLGERVKKVLVVHPRALRLTGETVRDELEAAGFTTLTAEIPDAEEGKHIQVASFCWEVLGKNDFTRSDAIVAVGGGAVTDLGGFVAATWLRGVRVVHMPTSLLGMVDAAVGGKTGINTAEGKNLVGSFHPPAGVLVDLDTLDTLPPNELISGMAEIIKCGFIADPVILDLLEANPEDAKNPRSDVLRELIERAIAVKAKVVSEDLKESGLREILNYGHTLAHAIELTERYSWRHGAAVSVGMMFAAELSRSVGRLSDADADRHRRILEQFGLPLSYRRDRWQALLDAMKRDKKTRGDLLRFVVLDGIGRPGILDVPDQSLLFAAYQEIAS, from the coding sequence GTGAGTATCGAAGCCACCCCGAACACCGTCATCAGCGTCACCGGCGTGTTGCCGCAGGAAAATTACGACGTCGTCGTGGGCCGTGGTCTGCTGGCCCAGCTCCCAGCCCTGCTCGGTGAGCGGGTCAAGAAGGTTCTGGTAGTACACCCGCGCGCGCTGCGCCTGACCGGCGAGACCGTTCGGGACGAGCTGGAAGCTGCCGGCTTCACCACACTTACCGCCGAGATTCCCGATGCTGAAGAAGGCAAGCACATTCAGGTGGCCTCCTTCTGCTGGGAGGTCCTGGGCAAGAACGACTTCACCCGCTCCGACGCCATCGTGGCCGTTGGTGGGGGTGCCGTGACCGACCTTGGCGGCTTCGTGGCAGCCACCTGGCTGCGCGGTGTCAGGGTCGTCCACATGCCTACCTCGCTGCTGGGCATGGTTGATGCGGCCGTGGGCGGCAAGACAGGCATCAATACGGCGGAAGGCAAGAACCTCGTTGGCTCCTTCCACCCGCCCGCAGGTGTCTTGGTGGATCTGGACACGCTCGACACCCTGCCCCCGAACGAGCTCATCTCCGGCATGGCCGAGATCATCAAGTGCGGCTTCATCGCCGACCCCGTCATCCTTGACCTGCTCGAGGCCAACCCGGAGGACGCCAAGAACCCCCGCTCGGATGTGCTGCGCGAACTCATCGAGCGCGCCATCGCCGTGAAGGCGAAGGTTGTTTCGGAAGACCTGAAGGAATCGGGCCTGCGCGAAATCCTGAATTACGGGCACACCCTCGCCCACGCCATTGAGCTGACCGAACGCTACTCCTGGCGTCACGGTGCCGCCGTCTCCGTCGGCATGATGTTTGCCGCTGAACTTTCCCGCAGTGTTGGCCGGCTCAGCGACGCCGACGCCGACCGCCACCGCCGGATCCTCGAGCAGTTCGGCCTGCCGCTGAGCTACCGCCGCGACCGCTGGCAGGCGCTGCTGGACGCCATGAAGCGCGACAAGAAGACCCGCGGGGACTTGCTGCGCTTCGTCGTCCTGGACGGCATTGGCCGGCCCGGCATCCTCGACGTGCCCGACCAGTCTTTGCTCTTTGCCGCCTACCAGGAAATAGCTTCCTAG
- a CDS encoding shikimate kinase — MTTGKDSAGAPDFTPHRPIVVIGPMAVGKSVIGAELARVLGIDFFDSDQKIVAKHGPVPGIFAAKGEHHFRQLEARAIADVLDAAKPKAVVLSLGGGAVLDSGTQQLLARTTVVFLSAEVDTVKERITRNTGRPLLAADPVATWQRLAAARGPVYARLADITLDVSKSNVPQLVERLIRLLADESRKENSAS; from the coding sequence ATGACAACGGGCAAGGATTCGGCTGGGGCGCCGGATTTCACACCCCACCGGCCCATCGTCGTGATCGGCCCCATGGCAGTGGGCAAGTCTGTCATCGGCGCGGAACTTGCCCGCGTGCTGGGCATTGACTTCTTCGATTCGGACCAGAAGATCGTGGCCAAGCACGGGCCCGTGCCGGGCATTTTTGCCGCCAAGGGCGAGCACCACTTCCGGCAGTTGGAGGCCCGTGCCATTGCCGACGTGCTCGATGCGGCCAAGCCCAAAGCCGTGGTGCTGTCCCTGGGCGGCGGTGCCGTGCTCGACTCGGGCACCCAGCAGCTGCTGGCCCGCACCACAGTTGTCTTCCTGAGCGCCGAAGTTGATACCGTGAAGGAACGCATCACCCGAAACACCGGCCGCCCGCTCCTGGCGGCAGATCCCGTGGCGACGTGGCAGCGCCTGGCTGCAGCCCGCGGCCCCGTTTACGCCCGCCTCGCAGACATCACACTGGACGTCAGCAAGTCAAATGTTCCGCAGCTTGTAGAGCGGCTGATCCGCCTGCTGGCCGACGAATCAAGGAAAGAGAATTCCGCATCGTGA
- the aroC gene encoding chorismate synthase produces MLRWLTAGESHGPALVGIIEGVPAGVELTSAHIQDALARRRLGYGRGARMKFEQDVVTILGGVRHGLTQGGPVAIQIANSEWPKWEQIMSADPVDTEELAGQARNAPLTRPRPGHADFTGMQKYAFDEARPVLERASARETATRVALGVVAAQMLAAVGVELVSHTVQIASIASPEDAALPVLADVAALDADPLRCFDAATSAAMVEEVDTAQKQGETLGGVVEVLAYNLPPGLGSYVHWDRRLDSRLAGALMGIQAIKGVEVGDGFATAARRGSAAHDEIVRDGSGRIIRTSNRAGGIEGGMSIGDVLRVRAAMKPIATVPRALKTIDVATGEPAKAHHQRSDVCAVPAAGVVAEAMTALVLAEALVEKFGGDSIAETQRNMDSYLAAIPANLDTQGH; encoded by the coding sequence ATGTTGCGTTGGTTGACCGCCGGAGAATCACATGGCCCGGCACTCGTTGGAATTATTGAAGGCGTCCCTGCCGGTGTGGAGCTCACAAGCGCCCACATCCAGGACGCCCTGGCACGCCGCCGCCTCGGCTACGGCCGTGGCGCCCGGATGAAGTTTGAACAGGACGTCGTCACGATCCTGGGCGGTGTCCGGCACGGGCTGACCCAGGGCGGGCCGGTGGCGATCCAGATTGCCAACTCCGAATGGCCCAAGTGGGAGCAGATCATGTCTGCCGACCCCGTCGACACCGAGGAGCTGGCGGGCCAGGCCCGCAACGCGCCGCTGACCCGCCCGCGCCCCGGCCACGCCGACTTCACGGGCATGCAGAAGTACGCCTTTGATGAGGCCCGCCCCGTCCTGGAGCGTGCCAGCGCCCGCGAAACCGCCACCCGTGTGGCACTCGGCGTGGTTGCAGCCCAGATGCTGGCTGCCGTCGGCGTCGAACTGGTCAGCCACACGGTGCAGATCGCCTCGATCGCCTCGCCCGAAGACGCCGCACTGCCGGTCCTTGCCGACGTGGCCGCGCTCGACGCCGACCCGCTGCGTTGCTTTGACGCAGCCACCTCCGCCGCCATGGTGGAAGAGGTCGACACCGCCCAGAAGCAGGGCGAAACCCTCGGCGGCGTTGTTGAGGTGCTCGCCTATAACTTGCCTCCCGGACTGGGCAGCTACGTCCACTGGGACCGCCGCCTCGACTCCCGCCTGGCCGGTGCGCTCATGGGCATCCAGGCCATCAAGGGTGTGGAAGTGGGTGACGGCTTCGCCACCGCCGCACGCCGCGGCTCCGCTGCGCACGATGAAATTGTGCGGGACGGCTCCGGGCGCATCATCCGCACCTCCAACCGCGCTGGCGGCATCGAAGGCGGCATGAGCATCGGCGACGTGCTGCGCGTGCGAGCCGCCATGAAGCCCATCGCCACCGTGCCCCGGGCACTGAAGACCATTGACGTGGCCACCGGGGAGCCCGCCAAGGCCCACCACCAGCGCTCCGACGTGTGTGCCGTACCCGCTGCCGGCGTTGTAGCCGAGGCTATGACCGCCCTGGTGCTGGCTGAGGCCCTCGTGGAGAAGTTCGGCGGGGACTCCATTGCTGAAACCCAGCGCAACATGGACAGCTACCTTGCGGCCATCCCGGCCAATCTGGACACGCAGGGACACTGA
- a CDS encoding shikimate dehydrogenase, producing the protein MKQPLQGAVLGHPIGHSKSPAMHNAAYAVLGAELPYQAIDVQIPALAALVARVRTDGNWYGLSVTMPLKNAAVDLVDELTPVAAALGAVNTIVCTTDDAGRTHLVGDNTDVPGIVNSLRHAGVGERPRAAILGGGGTAVSAIAALAHLDAAAIDLYVRNPQKAAGTLDVAQKLGTAVDLESFDQAAQRLAGYDVVISTLPPHGADGLAKEFLRTGPAVAGALLLDVAYDPWPSELGLAWEQAGGTVVAGIEMLLYQGVEQVRLFTAAAGFGRLDTEQLGDVINVMCDAIGVPRRNPYEQNMAG; encoded by the coding sequence GTGAAACAGCCTCTCCAGGGCGCGGTTTTGGGGCATCCCATCGGACACTCCAAATCACCCGCCATGCACAATGCCGCCTACGCCGTCCTCGGTGCCGAGCTGCCCTACCAAGCCATCGACGTCCAAATCCCAGCCCTGGCCGCCCTCGTGGCCCGGGTCCGCACGGACGGCAATTGGTACGGCCTGTCCGTCACCATGCCGCTGAAGAACGCCGCCGTTGACCTCGTCGACGAGCTCACCCCCGTGGCCGCCGCCCTGGGTGCCGTGAACACCATTGTGTGCACCACGGACGACGCCGGACGCACTCACCTTGTGGGGGACAACACTGACGTGCCGGGGATCGTGAACTCCCTGCGCCATGCCGGCGTGGGCGAGCGCCCGCGCGCAGCCATCCTCGGCGGCGGCGGCACGGCGGTCTCCGCTATTGCCGCACTGGCCCACCTGGACGCCGCCGCGATCGACCTGTATGTGCGCAACCCGCAGAAGGCCGCTGGGACCCTCGACGTGGCACAGAAACTGGGGACCGCCGTCGACCTTGAATCCTTTGACCAGGCGGCACAGAGACTGGCCGGCTACGACGTTGTCATCTCCACCCTGCCCCCGCACGGTGCGGACGGTTTGGCGAAGGAATTCCTGCGCACCGGGCCGGCGGTTGCCGGGGCGCTGCTGCTGGATGTGGCCTATGACCCGTGGCCGAGTGAGCTGGGTCTCGCGTGGGAGCAGGCCGGCGGCACGGTCGTGGCCGGGATTGAAATGCTTTTATACCAAGGTGTGGAACAAGTCAGGCTGTTCACGGCCGCCGCAGGATTCGGGCGCCTCGACACAGAGCAACTGGGAGACGTCATCAATGTGATGTGCGACGCAATTGGTGTTCCGCGGCGAAATCCCTACGAACAGAACATGGCAGGATAG